The following are from one region of the Salvelinus fontinalis isolate EN_2023a chromosome 5, ASM2944872v1, whole genome shotgun sequence genome:
- the LOC129854824 gene encoding dual oxidase 2-like, with product MDLRKPIWSILTVLAVLALIVEHAQSKVTWEVQRYDGWYNNLAYHSRGAVGSPLVRLLPARYSDGVLQPLQEPQLPNPRKLSDVMARGHSGLPSAHNQTVLSVFFGYHVMFEILDSRPPGCPPEFMYIPVPEGDPVFDPHRTGRVLLPFQRGPWEKHSSQSPNNPRTQVNLVTAWLDGSSIYGPSSSWSDALRSFSGGLLASGEQLDMPKRSGSTSLMWSAADPSTGQHGPEGLYELGNAWGNENVFTMAEGIVWFRYHNYIASQLREKHSSWSDEDLFQNARKTVVATFQNIAFYEWLPGFLGEKTMLPYQGYQKFVDPGISPEFQAAAIRFASTMAPPGVYMRNRTCHFQKVVNIDGSTSSAIRMCNSFWNRQNPNLKSGQDIDHLIMGMASQIAEREDNMVVEDLRDYMYGPLRFSRSDLVALTVQRGRDFGLPSYNQVREGLGLAPVRRWGDVNPQLNTTNPQLFRDLSDLYDGDISKLELFPGGLLESVDGPGQVFSSIILDQFDRIRNGDRFWFENTQNGLFTAEELQALRNTTFHDVITAVTSAEAEDVQRKVFFWRDGDPCPQPSQVTTSELHPCTNATKLNYFDDGSKAGFGISVICLFLFPVVSFLMALVVAHFRKSKFKKFQKRGADDTTEEPAAGITACEWQGPKKPLFPVSLLIDDRRKLQVFDQSGPALRSLSLGAQTHLDVLLSSNNYRRALLMKVPKEFDLVLYFEDEGQRGEFVRHLRSEVTDCGQVLVVRDMTEKELLREAVTRDQRAQIVENFIRSAFAKVLEIENCDAREMSGASCRKTREALETELTGTEFAEALALKPDSLFVDSMFTLADKDGNGYLSFQEFLDVIVIFMKGSPEEKSKLMFSMHDIDGDGFLSKEDFSRLLRSFIEISSSLLSKSQAEEAIEAMLEAAGFDNKKQITWEDFHFLLRDHEKELTFAQLNIKGMEKEGGNKLSRHQHVSFITPERKSSPSEGDTQFSSSPGRDGQELRRRQGKRSGLQSPKVYVKPKKDRYNSSPIQQKIQQFKRFVENYRRHIVCFTIVYGITAGVALERCYYYGLQAYSTGVPETSVVGILVSRGSAAAISFLYPYMLLTVCRNLITLGRETFLNQYIPFDAAIDFHRFMAMSALLLTVVHSLGHVVNVYVFSVSDLSILTCLFPKVLVNNGSEMPMKWSWWFFQSVPGITGILLLFIFAFMYVFATHYFRRISFRGFWLTHYLYVVVYILTVIHGSFALLQEPRFYIYLIPPGLLFLLDKLISLNRKKVEIPVVNATLLPSVPAIP from the exons ATGGATTTGCGTAAACCGATCTGGAGTATCTTGACAGTGCTGGCAGTGCTTGCCCTTATCGTTGAAC ATGCTCAGTCTAAAGTCACCTGGGAAGTCCAACGATATGACGGCTGGTATAACAATTTAGCCTATCACAGTCGAGGAGCTGTTG GTTCCCCCCTGGTGCGACTGCTGCCCGCGCGTTACTCTGACGGGGTGCTCCAGCCTCTGCAGGAACCACAGCTCCCCAACCCGCGCAAACTCAGCGATGTGATGGCCAGGGGCCACTCGGGCCTGCCCTCCGCACACAACCAGACCGTACTCTCTGTGTTCTTCG GGTACCATGTAATGTTTGAGATACTGGACTCCCGTCCTCCCGGCTGTCCCCCTGAGTTCATGTACATCCCCGTCCCAGAGGGAGACCCAGTCTTCGACCCCCACCGTACCGGCCGTGTCCTACTGCCCTTCCAGAGGGGGCCCTGGGAAAAACACTCCAGCCAGAGCCCCAATAATCCCCGCACACAG GTGAACCTGGTGACAGCATGGCTGGACGGCAGCTCTATCTACGGCCCATCTAGTTCCTGGTCTGACGCCCTGAGGAGTTTCTCTGGAGGTCTCCTAGCCTCGGGGGAGCAGTTGGACATGCCCAAGAGGAGCGGGAGCACTAGCCTCATGTGGAGCGCTGCTGATCCCTCCACTGGTCAGCATGGACCTGAGGGGCTCTATG AGTTGGGTAACGCCTGGGGCAACGAGAATGTGTTCACCATGGCCGAGGGGATCGTGTGGTTTCGCTACCACAATTACATCGCCTCCCAGCTACGTGAGAAACACTCGTCGTGGTCTGACGAAGACCTGTTTCAAAACGCCAGGAAGACCGTGGTCGCCACGTTCCAG aatatTGCCTTCTACGAATGGCTGCCTGGATTCCTGGGGGAGAAGACCATGCTTCCATACCAgg GCTACCAGAAGTTTGTGGATCCAGGGATCTCACCTGAGTTCCAGGCTGCTGCCATCCGCTTTGCCTCCACGATGGCCCCACCTGGTGTCTATATGAG AAACAGAACTTGCCACTTTCAGAAGGTTGTCAACATCGATGGGAGCACGTCATCAGCCATTCGCATGTGTAACAGCTTCTGGAACCGTCAG AACCCCAACCTGAAGTCAGGCCAGGACATAGACCATCTGATTATGGGCATGGCTTCTCAGATCGcggagagagaggacaacatggTTGTGGAGGACTTAAGAG ATTACATGTACGGTCCTCTGCGTTTCTCACGGTCAGACCTGGTTGCTCTGACGGTGCAGAGAGGCCGGGACTTTGGCCTGCCCAGCTATAACCAGGTCAGAGAGGGGCTGGGCCTGGCCCCTGTGAGGAGGTGGGGAGACGTAAACCCTCAGCTCAACACCACCAACCCACAG TTATTCAGGGACCTATCAGACCTGTATGACGGGGATATCTCTAAACTGGAGCTGTTTCCTGGTGGTCTCCTGGAGTCTGTGGACGGTCCTGGTCAGGTCTTCTCCTCTATCATACTGGATCAGTTTGACCGCATCAGGAACGGGGACCGCTTCTGGTTCGAGAACACACAAAATGG TCTGTTCACAGCTGAGGAGCTGCAGGCCCTTCGGAACACAACCTTTCATGACGTCATTACAGCAGTCACCAGTGCAGAGGCTGAGGACGTACAGAGGAAAGTCTTCTTCTGGAGGGATG gtGACCCTTGCCCCCAGCCTTCTCAGGTCACGACCTCTGAGCTCCACCCCTGCACCAACGCCACCAAGCTCAACTACTTTGACGACGGAAGCAAAGCTGGCTTTGGCATCTCAGTCATCTGCCTGTTCCTCTTTCCTGTTG TGAGCTTCCTCATGGCTCTTGTGGTGGCCCACTTCAGAAAATCCAAGTTTAAGAAGTTCCAGAAGAGAGGggctgacgacacaacagagGAACCTGCTGCTGGaatcacag caTGTGAGTGGCAGGGCCCTAAGAAGCCCCTATTTCCAGTCAGTCTGTTGATCGATGATAGGAGGAAACTCCAGGTGTTTGACCAGTCTGGACCCGCTCTACGGTCACTCAGCCTGGGTGCCCAGACCCACCTGGATGTCCTGCTGTCCAGTAACAATTACCGCAGGGCTCTGCTGATGAAAGTACCCAAAGAGTTTGACCTG GTGCTGTACTTTGAGGACGAGGGCCAGCGTGGAGAGTTTGTCCGGCACCTTCGCTCTGAGGTGACAGACTGTGGACAGGTGCTGGTTGTGAGGGACATGACAGAGAAGGAGCTACTGAGAGAGGCagtgaccagagaccagagagctcAGATAGTAGAGAACTTCATCAGGAGTGCCTTTGCCAAG GTCCTGGAGATAGAGAATTGTGATGCCAGGGAGATGAGTGGTGCGTCCTGCAGGAAGACCCGCGAAGCCCTGGAGACTGAGCTGACAGGAACTGAATTTGCCGAGGCTCTGGCACTCAAACCGGACTCTCTCTTTGTTGACTCCATGTTTACGCTGGCCGACAAGGACGGAAACGGATACCTCTCCTTCCAGGAGTTCCTTGATGTCATCGTCATTTTCATGAAAG GTTCTCCCGAGGAAAAGTCTAAACTGATGTTTTCGATGCACGACATCGATGGAGACGGTTTCTTATCGAAAGAGGATTTTTCCAGGCTGCTCAG GTCGTTCATAGAGATCTCCAGCAGTCTTCTGTCTAAGAGCCAGGCTGAGGAGGCCATCGAGGCCATGTTGGAGGCCGCAGGTTTCGACAACAAGAAACAGATTACCTGGGAGGACTTCCACTTCCTGCTCCGGGACCACGAGAAGGAACTGACCTTCGCTCAGCTTAACATCAAAG ggatggagaaggaggggggaaaCAAACTGAGTCGACACCAGCATGTGTCTTTCATCACCCCAGAGAGGAAAAG CTCACCCTCAGAAGGGGATACACAGTTCTCCAGCAGCCCGGGGAGAGACGGGCAGGAACTTCGCAGACGACAAGGGAAAAG ATCGGGCCTCCAGAGTCCTAAGGTCTACGTGAAGCCTAAGAAGGACCGTTACAACAGCAGCCCCATCCAGCAGAAGATCCAGCAATTCAAACGCTTCGTAGAGAACTACCGTCGCCACATTGTTTGCTTCACTATCGTCTATGGCATCACAGCCGGGGTGGCTCTGGAGAGATGCTACT ACTATGGTTTGCAGGCATACTCCACGGGTGTGCCGGAGACGTCGGTGGTGGGTATCTTGGTGTCACGCGGTTCGGCGGCGGCCATCTCCTTCCTGTACCCCTACATGCTGCTGACGGTGTGCCGTAACCTCATCACCCTGGGACGAGAGACCTTCCTCAACCAATACATCCCCTTCGACGCCGCTATCGACTTCCACCGCTTCATGGCCATGTCCGCCCTCTTACTcacag tTGTCCATTCTCTGGGTCATGTGGTTAATGTCTACGTGTTCTCAGTCAGTGACCTCAGCATCCTGACCTGTCTGTTCCCCAAGGTCCTAGTCAACAATGG GTCTGAGATGCCGATGAAATGGTCGTGGTGGTTCTTTCAGAGTGTTCCAG GAATAACGGGCATCCTGCTTCTCTTCATCTTTGCGTTTATGTACGTCTTTGCCACTCACTACTTCCGACGAATCAGCTTCCGGGGTTTCTGGCTCACACACTACCTCTATGTGGTCGTCTACATTCTG ACGGTCATCCACGGCAGCTTTGCTCTGCTCCAGGAGCCTCGTTTCTACATCTACCTGATCCCCCCGGGACTGCTCTTCCTCCTGGACAAACTCATCAGCCTCAACAGGAAGAAGGTGGAGATCCCTGTGGTCAATGCTACGCTGCTGCCCTCGG TCCCTGctattccataa